A stretch of the Solanum dulcamara chromosome 6, daSolDulc1.2, whole genome shotgun sequence genome encodes the following:
- the LOC129892147 gene encoding chaperone protein dnaJ 11, chloroplastic-like, translating to MVQSLALPAGISFPISLHNTSTSTAGFRSDRCLTFLRRTNQRASVYATAVAEAPPVLERRTPASLYDVLRVKENASAKEIKLAYRNLAKLYHPDVAASLPEESSDGRHFIEIHEAYATLSDPVSRDLYDLKLNLSSRRRGFGSSGDGIHMNGSEFYPTRRWETDQCW from the coding sequence atGGTTCAATCCCTAGCTCTACCGGCCGGAATCTCCTTCCCTATTTCTCTTCACAACACTTCTACTTCCACCGCCGGTTTCAGATCCGACCGATGTCTCACATTTCTCCGAAGGACTAATCAGAGAGCATCGGTATATGCCACCGCCGTTGCGGAGGCACCGCCGGTGTTGGAGAGGAGAACACCGGCGAGTCTCTACGATGTGCTAAGGGTTAAAGAGAATGCGTCAGCGAAAGAGATAAAATTAGCTTACAGGAATTTAGCTAAGCTATACCATCCCGACGTCGCTGCATCTCTGCCGGAGGAATCTTCCGACGGAAGGCATTTCATTGAGATCCACGAAGCTTATGCTACGTTATCAGATCCTGTTTCTAGGGATCTCTACGATCTCAAGTTAAACTTGAGCTCCCGCCGACGAGGTTTTGGGAGCTCCGGAGATGGAATTCATATGAATGGGTCAGAGTTTTACCCGACCCGAAGATGGGAAACGGATCAGTGTTGGTGA
- the LOC129892577 gene encoding chaperone protein dnaJ 11, chloroplastic-like, translating to MIQSLTLIPPTSFPFSVQKSTYSAAAAVGSTRRGFFTGKTIRRATTCASAVAEAPPVMEIRSVSLYELLRVKRDASPKEIKAAYRNLAKLYHPDAATLLEESSDGRNFIEIHDAYVTLSDPSARALYDLKLSVGSRRRGFARSVDGIRIYPTRRWETDQCW from the coding sequence atgatTCAATCACTAACCCTAATTCCTCCAACTTCCTTCCCCTTTTCCGTTCAAAAATCAACCTATTCCGCGGCGGCGGCGGTCGGATCTACCCGTCGTGGTTTTTTCACCGGAAAGACTATTCGGAGGGCAACGACATGTGCATCTGCCGTTGCCGAGGCTCCTCCGGTGATGGAGATAAGATCGGTGAGTTTATATGAGTTGTTAAGAGTTAAAAGAGATGCATCACCGAAAGAGATTAAAGCTGCTTACCGAAATTTAGCGAAACTGTACCATCCTGACGCTGCTACTCTACTGGAGGAATCTTCCGACGGACGAAATTTCATTGAGATTCACGATGCTTATGTTACTCTCTCTGATCCTTCAGCTAGAGCTCTATACGATCTCAAGTTAAGCGTGGGCTCCCGCCGGCGAGGTTTTGCCCGGTCGGTTGATGGAATTCGCATTTACCCGACCCGGAGATGGGAAACGGATCAGTGCTGGTGA
- the LOC129892576 gene encoding enhancer of mRNA-decapping protein 4-like, producing the protein MASSPGNPNQPGGTGTGPFDIHKFFKPSNPNPQNPTLISSPFPPPNASYPPPTSAGAGVGPGGVYPYPPQTTTPFHHHPQFSQHMPQYTTTHDTQLMHQQRSMSFPTPPLQPPPPPTSSPHQFPNPNPGARLMALLSAPPSTLEVPIQSTMPVPPIQPSTSGSELSDFSSGPNVGVSHSGPGPLRMPSSKLPKGRHLNGDHIVYDIDVRFPSEVQPQLEVTPITKYGSDPGLVLGRQIAVNKTYICYGLKLGAIRVLNINTALRSLLKGLAQRVTDMAFFAEDVHLLASASVDGRVYIWKITEGPDEEEKPQITGNIVIAIHIVGEGESVHPRVCWHCHKQEILVVGIGKRILKIDTIKVGKGAVFSADEPLRCPVDKLVDGVQLIGTHDGEVTDLSMCQWMTTRLVSASVDGTIKIWEDRKPLPIAVLRPHDGHPVNSVTFLAAPHRPDHIILITGGPLNREIKIWASASEEGWLLPSDAESWRCTHTLELKSSAEANVEEAFFNQVVALSQAGLLLLANAKKNAIYAVHLEYGPNPEATRMDYIAGFTVTIPILSFTGTSDLLPHGEQIVQVYCVQTQAIQQYALDLSQCLPPPTESVAFERTESGISRDAASIEGFAPVDPPGSKQQEFPLSSSAPKSSVHEIGSENSPTARYSTSTAPTELTTSQEFASSLLETKSSTLPSVTSNSDIAPSASPPPPLSPKLSRKLSGFRGPSNSFGADTSDHDQVGNQKVEYPVDLQKDGTPSNLSDVASLDDEHKMSRDDVPSGISHPVKFKHPTHLVTPSEILMTRSSSEVSIVNEQKSESEMNIQDAVTNNDTHNVEMEVKAGCEAKFSQKNDIGSPNLHSFVSENKEKVFCSQVSDLGLEMVRERRALSPETYTVEESRQFDGVSGSDGPSQPSVTPEGDHDSAKHFSEKDLDSTMSVTVHQPPAPSAKGKKQKGKNSQVSGPSSSSPSAFNPTDSPNEAVVSSSSMETAFSQILSMREMLNQVLTMQKETQKQMEMMVAVPVTKECRRLEAALGRSMEKSVKANSDALWARLQEESAKQEKSLRDRTQQITNLISSCLNKDMPGLMEKLMKKELAAVGQAVARIITPTIEKTISAAISEAFQKGVGDKAVNQLEKAVNSKLEATVARQIQAQFQTSGRQALQETLKSTLEVSVIPAFEMSCKAMFEQVDSTFQKGIADHSVAAQQQFESVHTPLALALRDSINSASAMTQTLSGELADNQRQLLALAVSGANSQSANPLISHMNNGSLLHEKIETPPDPTKELSRLLGEHKYEEAFTAALQRSDVSIVSWLCSQVDLPGILSSNPLPLSQGVLLSLLQQLSCDISAETGQKLSWMRDVLSAINPTDPVIIVHVRRIFEQVYQTLQLRRSAANVPPAEVSSIRLILHVINSMLMTVK; encoded by the exons ATGGCTTCTTCTCCTGGCAATCCGAACCAACCAGGTGGTACTGGTACTGGACCATTTGATATTCACAAATTCTTCAAACCCTCAAACCCTAATCCCCAAAACCCTACTTTAATTTCATCCCCTTTCCCACCTCCTAACGCTTCTTACCCACCACCCACCTCCGCCGGAGCCGGAGTTGGACCCGGCGGGGTTTACCCTTACCCACCTCAGACAACAACCCCTTTTCACCATCACCCTCAATTCAGTCAACACATGCCTCAATACACTACCACACATGATACCCAGTTAATGCATCAGCAGAGATCCATGTCTTTCCCCACCCCACCACTTCAACCACCACCACCTCCTACTAGTAGTCCTCACCAATTCCCTAACCCTAACCCTGGTGCTAGGCTTATGGCACTGTTGAGTGCTCCGCCGTCTACTTTGGAAGTTCCTATACAATCCACTATGCCGGTGCCTCCTATACAACCTTCCACTTCGGGGTCTGAGCTTTCGGATTTCTCCTCTGGACCGAATGTTGGCGTTTCTCATTCGGGTCCGGGACCATTGAGAATGCCGAGCAGTAAGTTACCTAAAGGGAGACATTTGAATGGTGATCATATTGTTTATGATATAGATGTTAGGTTTCCCAGTGAGGTGCAGCCACAGCTGGAGGTTACTCCCATTACTAAGTATGGTTCGGATCCTGGTCTTGTATTAGGCCGGCAAATTGCAGTTAACAAAACCTACATATGTTACGGATTGAAATTGGGGGCTATTCGGGTTCTCAACATTAATACTGCATTGAGATCATTGCTTAAAGGTCTTGCACAG AGGGTCACAGACATGGCTTTCTTTGCAGAGGATGTTCATCTCTTGGCTAG CGCGAGTGTTGATGGCCGGGTTTATATATGGAAAATTACTGAAGGACcagatgaagaagagaagccACAAATTACAGGAAATATTGTCATTGCTATTCATATTGTCGGTGAAGGGGAATCTGTTCACCCACGTGTTTGTTGGCATTGTCATAAACAA GAAATTCTCGTGGTTGGAATTGGGAAACGCATTTTGAAAATTGATACCATTAAAGTGGGAAAAGGTGCAGTATTTTCAGCTGATGAACCTCTGAGGTGTCCTGTTGACAAGTTGGTTGATGGGGTACAACTTATTGGTACCCATGATGGAGAAGTGACTGATTTATCAATGTGCCAGTGGATGACCACTCGTTTGGTATCTGCATCAGTGGATGGCACG ATTAAGATATGGGAAGACCGGAAGCCACTTCCAATCGCAGTTCTCAGGCCTCATGATGGTCATCCTGTTAATTCTGTTACCTTCTTGGCTGCCCCACACCGCCCAGATCACATCATACTCATCACTGGG GGTCCTCTTAATCGGGAAATAAAGATATGGGCATCAGCGAGTGAAGAAGGCTGGTTGCTTCCCAGTGATGCTGAGTCATGGCGCTGTACACATACATTGGAGCTGAAGAGTTCAGCTGAGGCTAATGTCGAAGAGGCATTTTTTAACCAAGTTGTAGCCTTGTCTCAAGCAGGTCTGCTCCTACTAGCTAATGCAAAAAAGAATGCTATATATGCTGTGCATCTAGAGTATGGCCCAAACCCAGAGGCTACCCGGATGGATTACATAGCAGGATTTACAGTCACCATACCAATTTTGAGTTTCACTGGGACGAGTGACCTATTGCCTCATGGTGAGCAGATTGTGCAGGTGTATTGTGTACAGACGCAGGCCATTCAGCAGTATGCCTTGGACTTGTCCCAGTGCTTACCACCTCCAACAGAGAGTGTGGCTTTTGAAAGGACAGAATCTGGTATTTCGCGCGATGCTGCCAGCATTGAAGGATTTGCTCCTGTTGATCCCCCAGGAAGTAAACAGCAGGAGTTCCCTTTATCTAGTTCAGCACCTAAATCATCAGTGCATGAAATTGGCTCTGAGAATTCACCAACAGCTAGATATTCTACAAGTACTGCACCTACTGAATTGACCACCTCTCAAGAATTTGCTTCCTCCCTTCTAGAAACTAAATCTTCTACTTTGCCCAGTGTAACTAGTAATAGTGATATTGCCCCCAGTGCATCACCTCCTCCTCCTTTGAGTCCTAAATTGTCTCGAAAACTATCTGGTTTTAGAGGTCCATCAAACAGCTTTGGGGCAGACACCTCTGATCATGACCAAGTTGGAAATCAAAAAGTTGAATATCCAGTTGATTTGCAAAAGGATGGCACACCCTCAAACTTGTCCGATGTTGCTTCCTTGGATGATGAACATAAAATGTCACGGGATGATGTTCCCTCTGGTATCAGTCATCCTGTAAAGTTCAAGCACCCAACTCATTTGGTGACTCCTTCAGAGATATTGATGACTAGATCATCCTCTGAGGTTAGCATTGTTAATGAGCAGAAAAGTGAGTCAGAAATGAATATTCAGGATGCTGTAACTAACAATGACACCCACAATGTAGAGATGGAGGTTAAAGCTGGCTGTGAAGCAAAATTCAGTCAAAAAAATGATATTGGCTCTCCAAACCTTCATTCTTTTGTGTCAGAAAATAAGGAGAAAGTTTTTTGCTCTCAAGTATCTGATCTTGGATTAGAAATGGTTCGAGAACGTCGCGCCTTATCTCCTGAGACCTATACTGTTGAGGAATCTAGGCAGTTTGATGGGGTTAGTGGAAGTGACGGACCATCTCAACCTTCAGTTACACCAGAGGGAGATCATGACTCTGCAAAGCACTTCTCTGAAAAGGATTTAGACTCAACGATGTCAGTCACTGTTCATCAACCACCAGCTCCCAGTGCAAAAGGGAAAAAGCAAAAGGGGAAGAATTCTCAAGTGTCTGGCCCATCTTCATCATCTCCTAGTGCTTTTAATCCAACAGATTCTCCAAATGAGGCTGTTGTCAGCTCAAGTTCTATGGAAACTGCTTTCTCACAAATTTTGTCCATGCGTGAGATGCTAAATCAG GTTCTGACTATGCAAAAAGAAACACAAAAGCAGATGGAAATGATGGTTGCTGTTCCAGTGACCAAAGAATGTAGAAGACTTGAAGCTGCCTTGGGACGGAGCATGGAAAAATCTGTTAAGGCTAATTCTGATGCTTTATGGGCTCGTTTACAAGAAGAGAGTGCAAAACAGGAGAAATCTCTCCGTGATCGTACACAACAAATAACCAATTTGATCTCTAGCTGCTTAAACAAGGACATGCCAGGTTTGATGGAAAAATTAATGAAGAAAGAATTAGCTGCTGTTGGACAAGCAGTAGCGCGCATTATTACCCCTACTATTGAGAAAACTATATCAGCTGCAATTTCAGAGGCATTCCAG AAAGGAGTTGGCGACAAGGCAGTGAACCAACTAGAGAAAGCAGTAAATTCCAAGCTTGAAGCTACTGTAGCTAGACAAATCCAAGCACAATTCCAAACCTCTGGCAGGCAAGCTCTTCAG GAAACACTAAAATCTACTTTGGAAGTCTCAGTGATCCCTGCCTTCGAGATGTCGTGCAAGGCAATGTTTGAGCAAGTAGATTCAACATTTCAGAAAGGCATTGCTGACCACTCGGTTGCTGCACAACAGCAATTTGAGTCCGTGCATACGCCGTTGGCACTTGCTCTAAGA GATTCCATCAATTCAGCATCGGCAATGACCCAGACATTGAGCGGAGAGCTTGCTGATAATCAGAGACAGTTGCTTGCTCTTGCAGTTTCTGGAGCAAATTCCCAATCAGCAAATCCACTGATTAGCCACATGAATAATGGATCATTGCTGCATGAAAAG ATCGAGACACCTCCAGATCCAACCAAAGAGTTATCTAGACTTTTAGGGGAGCACAAGTATGAGGAAGCTTTCACTGCAGCATTACAAAGGAGTGATGTGTCAATTGTGTCATGGTTATGCTCTCAG GTTGATTTGCCTGGGATTTTGTCCTCGAATCCTCTTCCTTTGAGCCAAGGAGTGCTCCTTTCACTTCTTCAGCAGTTGTCGTGTGATATTAGCGCAGAGACAGGCCAAAAACTCTCCTGGATGAGGGATGTGCTATCTGCCATAAATCCAACTGACCCAGTGATCATAGTGCATGTTCGACGCATCTTCGAGCAAGTATATCAGACATTACAACTTCGCAGAAGTGCTGCTAACGTGCCGCCTGCTGAAGTTTCGAGCATTCGGCTTATTTTGCATGTTATCAATTCGATGCTGATGACCGttaaatga
- the LOC129892359 gene encoding uncharacterized protein LOC129892359, producing MCCGGRMCMLCVCLIAVVVAIGFLFGFGVFKNGFHKLKDTFHIVDNCLNATASHCSSRPFLGFPHAPSPSN from the coding sequence ATGTGTTGCGGCGGTAGAATGTGTATGCTGTGTGTATGTTTGATAGCAGTTGTGGTGGCGATCGGTTTTTTGTTCGGATTTGGAGTTTTCAAAAATGGATTTCATAAATTGAAGGATACTTTTCATATCGTCGATAATTGTCTCAATGCTACTGCTTCTCATTGTTCTTCAAGGCCCTTTTTGGGTTTTCCTCATGCTCCTTCGCCCTCCAATTAG
- the LOC129892443 gene encoding BTB/POZ domain-containing protein At1g55760: MSDSAYRVDTTSRLAQWRIDNLASCTYRKSDPFKIGKWNWHLAVEKNRTLSIKLYPEISNFTRENPPIASFIIRLVSSLGDRKTLIHPEVIDKQLKTSDDFVWPIEIPLTGKFIIDVEFLDLKTAAPNSGELCSIWAEGLTEKQSNATALSSLGRMLSESIHTDIIINASDGSIGAHRAVLAARSPVFRSMFSHDLKEKELSAINISDMSIEACQCFLNYIYGNIQNEEFLTHRLALLRAADKYDLSDLKEACHESLMEDIDAKNVLERLQTASLYQLPKLKTCCMRYLVRFGKIFDIRDDFNAFLQYADREIIGEIFHEVLAAWKGF, from the exons ATGAGTGATTCTGCTTATCGTGTTGATACTACTTCCCGTCTTGCTCAATGGCGAATCGACAATTTGGCTTCTTGTACTTACCGCAAATCTGATCCTTTCAAGATCGGAAAATGGAATTG GCACTTAGCTGTAGAGAAGAACAGGACATTGTCCATTAAATTATACCCAGAGATATCAAATTTCACAAGAGAGAATCCTCCAATTGCATCTTTTATAATTAGATTGGTATCGTCGTTGGGAGATCGCAAGACTTTGATTCACCCTG AAGTTATAGACAAGCAACTCAAGACTAGCGACGATTTTGTTTGGCCAATTGAAATCCCCTTAACCGGGAAGTTCATCATTGACGTTGAATTCCTTGATCTGAAGACTGCAGCACCAAAT AGTGGGGAGCTGTGCTCAATCTGGGCGGAAGGATTAACCGAGAAACAATCGAATGCAACTGCTCTGTCGTCTCTTGGCCGAATGTTATCTGAGAGCATTCACACGGATATCATAATCAATGCTTCTGATGGAAGCATTGGAGCGCATCGTGCAGTTCTTGCTGCAAGGTCACCTGTCTTTCGAAGCATGTTCTCCCATGACCTCAAAGAGAAAGAATTATCCGCCATAAACATCTCCGACATGTCAATAGAAGCTTGCCAATGTTTTTTGAATTACATTTATGGGAACATACAAAATGAAGAATTTTTAACCCATCGACTGGCTTTGCTCCGAGCAGCTGATAAGTACGACCTCTCAGATTTAAAGGAGGCGTGTCATGAAAGTCTAATGGAAGACATTGACGCCAAGAATGTTCTTGAGAGGCTCCAAACTGCTTCCCTTTATCAACTGCCGAAGCTGAAGACCTGTTGTATGAGGTATCTCGTGAGGTTTGGTAAAATATTCGATATAAGAGATGATTTCAATGCGTTTCTGCAATATGCAGACAGAGAAATCATCGGTGAAATCTTCCATGAAGTTCTTGCTGCTTGGAAAGGATTCTGA
- the LOC129891289 gene encoding heavy metal-associated isoprenylated plant protein 47-like has product MKKKIVIDLPLNTDQCRSKAMQIAVRSPGVISVNIDNEKGHLVVIGIGVDFFKLMHCIKRKFKCSRIVSIEEVKDKKPDPDPVKPKPISPCPSTCTPCVQYYPICQPVYDTCDNSNCSMM; this is encoded by the exons ATGAAG AAAAAGATTGTGATTGATCTTCCTCTCAACACTGATCAATGTAGATCAAAGGCTATGCAAATTGCAGTTAGAAGTCCAG GGGTAATATCAGTGAATATAGACAATGAAAAAGGGCATTTGGTGGTGATTGGAATTGGAGTTGATTTTTTCAAGTTGATGCATTGCATAAAAAGGAAATTCAAGTGTTCTAGAATTGTGAGTATTGAAGAAGTGAAAGATAAGAAGCCCGACCCGGACCCGGTAAAACCAAAACCAATTTCTCCTTGTCcttcaacatgcactccatgtGTGCAATACTACCCAATATGCCAACCCGTTTATGATACTTGTGATAATTCAAATTGCTCCATGATGTGA